Genomic segment of Mycobacterium botniense:
TCGCAAGATAACCGCGACCCCATTCACGATAGCTGTGCTAAGAGCTTGTGTGGACCGGGGATTGGCCGCCCACAATACGCCGCCGTGGGCCACGGTAGGGCAGATCCGCGAATTCTCGGAGAACTCCCCCAGATTTGCTGAGCAGACCGTTGACAACGTCAGCAGGTGGGAGTAAACCGACAGTTTAGCGCCGCGTAAGCGGGCCGAGGGTCGACCCCTGCGGTGTAGGGGGTTTCAGTCTGCCCCCGGAAAGCTGCGGTATGCCAACGGAAGCTGCGGTCAAAGCGGAAGAAACCCTGATCCATGTGTTATGGATCAATGCGGGGCTCAGTTGTGATGGTGATTCAGTGGCGTTGACCGCCGCCACCCAGCCCAGTATCGAGGAGATCGCGCTGGGCGCGTTGCCCGGGTTGCCCAAGATCGCTGTGCACTGGCCGTTGATCGATTTCGAATGCGGGCCCACCGGCGGGGCTGATGACTTCCTGGAATGGTTTTTCAAGGCTGATCGGGGGGAGTTGGAGCCCTTCGTGCTGGTGGTGGAGGGCTCGATCCCTAATGAGGCGATCAAAAACGAGGGATATTGGTGCGGGTTTGGTAACAACCCGGCCACCGGCCAGCCGATGACCACCAGCGAGTGGCTGGATCGGCTGGCGCCCAAGGCGACCGCGGTAGTCGCGGTGGGAACCTGCGCCACCTACGGCGGGTTACACGCGATGGCGGGTAACCCGACCGGGGCGATGGGGGTGCCCGATTATTTGGGCTGGGAGTGGAAGAGTAAAGCCGGGATTCCGATTGTGTGTGTGCCGGGATGTCCGATTCACCCGGATAATCTGGCCGAGACGCTGACGTATCTGTTGTATATGGCCACCGGGCAGGCGCCGATGATCCCGCTGGATGAGGCGCTGCGCCCGAAGTGGTTGTTCGGCAACACGGTGCACGAGGGCTGTGATCGGGCCGGCTACTACGAACAAGGTGATTTCGCCACCGAGTACGGCTCACCCAAGTGCATCGTCAAGCTGGGCTGCTGGGGCCCCGTGGTGAAATGCAATGTCCCCAAACGAGGCTGGATCAACGGCATTGGGGGCTGTCCGAATGTGGGGGGTATCTGCATCGGCTGCACCATGCCGGGGTTCCCGGATAAGTTCATGCCGTTCATGGATGAGCCCCCGGGCGGCAAGATCTCCTCGACCGCCTCGGGACTGTACGGGTCGATGATCCGCAACCTTCGCGGCATCACCGCGCGCACCGTCGACAAGGAGCCGCGCTGGCGTAAGAAGGGCACCCAGCTGTTGTCGGGTGCCAAGCGCACCTGGTAGCACGGCCGGCATGCCACGACAGCTCAGCTAACTATGAGGAAGTGAACTGCGATGACAACGATTGTTCCCGAGCCAACCCACGCCAAGCGTGAGCCGGGCCAGTTGGTGGAGATGGGCTGGGATCCGATCACCCGGATCGTGGGCAGCCTGGGGATTTACACCAAAATCGACTTCGACAATAAAGAAGTGGTGGAATGTCATTCCACCTCATCGATTTTCCGCGGGTATTCGCTGTTTATGCGGGGCAAAGACCCCCGGGATGCGCATTTCATCACCAGCCGCATCTGTGGGATCTGCGGGGACAACCACTGCACCTGTAGCTGTTACACCCAAAACATGGCCTACGGGGTCAAACCGCCGCATATCGCCGAGTGGATCATCAACCTCGGCGAGGCCGCCGAATACATGTTTGACCACAACATCTTCCAGGAGAACCTGGTCGGCGTGGACTTCTGCGAAAAAATGGTCTCCGAGACCAACCCGGGGGTGCTGGCCCGCGCGGAGAATACTCCCGCGCCGCACGCCGATATGCACGGCTATAAGACCATCGCCGACATCATGCGCTCACTGAACCCGTTTTCCGGCGAGCACTACCGGGAGGCGCTGCAGGTCAGCCGCTACACCCGGGAGATGTTTTGCCTGATGGAGGGCCGGCATGTGCACCCCTCCACGCTGTATCCCGGTGGGGTGGGCACGGTCGCGACGATCCAGTTGATGACCGACTACATGAGCCGGCTGATGCGCTACGTGGAGTTCATGAAAAAGGTCGTGCCCATGCACGACGATCTGTTCGACTTCTTCTACGAAGCCATCCCCGGATATGAGAAGGTCGGGCTGCGGCGCACTCTGCTGGGCTGCTGGGGCTCGTTCCAGGACCCCGACTACTGCAATTTCTCCTACAAAGACATGGAGTCCTGGGGCCGGCGGATGTTCGTCACCCCGGGTGTGGTCGTCGACGGCAAGCTGGTCACCACCTCACTGGTGGACATCAACCTGAATATCCGGATTCTTTTGGGCAGCTCTTATTACGACGACTGGGCCGACCAGGAGATGTTCGTCACCACCGACCCGCTGGGCAACCCGGTGGACCGGCGCCACCCCTGGAACCAGCACACCCTGCCACACCCGCAAAAACGCGACATGGACGGCGGCAAATACAGCTGGGTGATGTCCCCGCGCTGGTATCACAACGGCGAGCATCTGGCGCTCGACACCGGCGGGGGCCCGCTGGCGCGGCTGTGGGCCACCGCGTTGGCCGGGCTGGTCGATATCGGCTATGTGAAATCCACCGGCCATAGTGTGCAGATCAATCTGCCCAAGACCGCGCTGAAGGGTCCGGTCGAACTGGAATGGAAGATCCCCCAGCACGGGTCCAACACCATCGAACGCGACCGGGCACGCACCTATTTCCAGGCCTACGCGGCCGCGTGCGGGCTGTACTTCGCCGAAAAAGCGCTGGAGGAAATCCGGGCCGGGCGCACCAAGACCTGGGAGAAATTCGACGTGCCCAAAGACGGTATCGGCTGCGGTTTCACCGAGGCGGTGCGCGGGGTGCTCAGCCACCACATGGTGATCCGCGACGGCAAGATCGCCAACTACCACCCCTACCCGCCCACCCCGTGGAACGCTAACCCGCGCGATGTCTACGGCACCCCAGGACCGTATGAGGACGCGGTGCAGGGTCAGCCGATCTTCGAAGAAAACGACCGCGACCACTTCAAAGGCATCGACATCATGCGCACCGTGCGCAGCTTCGACCCCTGCCTGCCCTGCGGGGTGCACATGTACCTCGGCAAAGGCAAGACCCTGCAGAAGCTGCACTCGCCAGCGCAGACGGCGACCGGGGAGTAATGGATGGCGGATCGCCCCGAGGAGATCCAGGGGGACGCGCACTGGCGCACGGCGGGCGATCGGATCCAGACGCTGCTGGAGGCGACCTCGGCGGGCGGGTCCGCTGCTCGTGAGCGCGCCGAACAGCTGGTCCGCGAAGTGGTCGAACTCTACGGAGCGGGTTTATCCCGGATCATGGCCATACTCGATGACCCGGCGCTCGTCGACCGTCTTGCGGCCGACGACCTGGTGGCCAGCCTGCTGCTGGTGCACGGGCTGCATCCGCACGATGTGCGCCGCCGGGTGGCCGATGCGCTCGACCGGGTGCGTCCCTATCTGGGGTCGCACGGCGGCGACGTGCACCTGCTCGAGGTTTCCGGGGATACCGTGCGGCTCCGGTTCGCCGGCAGCTGCACCAGCTGCCCGTCGTCGGCGGTGACGCTGGAGCTGGCGGTCGAGGACGCCATCCGGGCCGCCGCTCCGGAGATCACCTCGATCGAGGTCGTCAGCGCCGAGGCTGACGCGGCGGGGGTGATCCCGGCCGAATCGCTGCTGGCCAAGATCCATGCCAACGGGGCGGGCGCTGCGCACTGGTGTCAGGTGCCCGAATTCGCCGAACTGGCGGCCGGGGAAGTCGGCGGTTTCGTCGTCGGCGGTGTCCCGGTGCTCGCCTGCCGAGTCGGTGACCAGCTGTATGCCTACCGCGACCATTGCCCGGCGTGCGACGGCTCGTTGGCCGGCGCGGTGCTGCACCGGGGGACGGCCACGAAAGACCCGGTGTTGCGATGTCCGCGCTGTCGCAGCCATTTCGACGTGGTGCACGCCGGGTTGGGCCTTGACGACGCCGAGCGGAACCTGCAGCCCATACCTTTACTGGTCCGCGACGGGGTGTTGTCGCTTGCCGTGCCGACCGAACCGATGGACACGCCGGCATGAGCACTCCCTACGACGTCCTCTCCCGTATCACCAGCCGCCCGCGCGCCACCAGGCCCGCCGGCCAGCGGTGTGAGATGTGCACGCAGTCGATACCCGAGCAGCATCAGCACGTGGTGAACCTGGCTGCGCGCCAACTGATGTGCGTTTGCCGCGCCTGTTATCTGCTGTTCACCGACGACCGTGCCGAGCTGCGTTACCGCGCGGTGCCGGATCGGTATTTGAGCTTCCCGGACTTCGCGCTGGACCGCCGCGCCTGGGAGGCGCTGCAGATTCCTGTCGGGGTCGCCTTTTTCTTCCGCAACTCGGCGCTCAACCGCACCGTCGCGTTCTACCCGTCGCCGGCGGGAGCCACCGAATCCGAGTTGGACCTGGACGCCTGGACGGCGATCAGCGCGGCCGATCCCCGGGTAGAGCTGCTCGCCGACGATGTCGAGGCGCTTTTGGTGCGGGTCCCCGCTGACACCGACACCGGCCAACCCGAGTGCTACCTGGTTCCGATCGACGCCTGCTATGAGTTCGTCGGCGGATTGCGGCTGCTGTGGCGCGGCTTCGATGGTGGACAGCAGGCCCGGGAGTTCATCGCCGCGTTCTTCACCCAAGTCGCCGCACGCAGCACGGAGCAACGGCGATGACCGATTCCGCTGACCAGCCGCCCGGTGTCAGGTTCGCGGTCCTCGAGGTGGCTCCGGAACCTTACGCGGTCACCCCGGTGCTGACCGCGCGCGTGGGTGTCGTTGCACCCGACGACGAACCCGTACATGCCATCGCCCTGCGCTGCCAGGTCCGCATCGATCCGGTGCGCCGCGGCTACTCCGACGAGGAGGCAGTGGGGCTGCTGGATTTGTTCGGCCCCAGAGAACGCTGGGCGACCACCCAGCACACATTCCTGTGGCAGCACGCCACCGCGATGGTTCCCGCGTTCACCGGCACCACCGAGGTAGCGCTGCCCCTGGAGTGCAGCTACGACTTCGAGGTGGCCGCCGCCAAATACCTGCACGCGTTGCGTGGCGGCGCCGTGCCGTTGCAGTTCTTGTTCAGCGGAACGGTTTTCATGGCCGGTGAACGCGGCTTCTCGGTTCGGCAGATCTCCTGGGACTGCGAAGACCGCTATGACATGCCCGTGCAGGTGTGGCAGCAGCTTATCCGCCTGCACTACCCCGACAGCGGATGGGTGCGGCTGTCTCACGACACGGTGAACGCGCTCGCTGCCTACAAGTCGGCGCGCGGGCTGCTCAGCATCGATGACGCGGTGAACGCACTGTTGGGGGCGGCTCACCAGGAGGCGCGATGAGCGCGAAGTGGGATCGGGTCCGTGCGGTCGCTGATGCGGTTCTCTACGAGGGATACCTGCTCTACCCGTACCGCGCCACGTCGACCCGCAACCGATCACGATGGCAGTGGGGTGTTGTGGGGCCACCCGACGCAGCTGACGCCGGGCTGGGCGAAGATGACAGCATCTCAGCCCAGTTCCTTGTCGATCGGGTAGCGGCACTGGCGCTGGTAGTGCGCTTTCTGCAGCTGCAGCACCGCGGCGCTGAGCGGGATACCGGCTGCCGGCGTTACCAGCCGGTTGATGAACTCACCACCGAAGCGGGGTCCTGGCTCTCGTGGGACGAAGCGGTAGAACGCGAGTTATCTTTCGGCCCTTTGGAATTAGCGGAGTCACCTGCCCAATGGACGCTACCGGTGACCGCCCCGGCCGGAACCGAAATCGAAACAGTCAGCGGCGGCAGGCTGGTGCGGACAAGGCAGGAGGTGCGTGCGGAGCTGCACGTCAGTGTCGAGCCGGACGACAGCTCATTTCGGGTCACCACCATACTGCGCAACACCGGCGCCGCTGCCATCGACAGGAGCGACGCAATCGCACGATCTCTCATCGGCACTCACATCATCGCAGAAGCCGTTGGTGGCGAATTTATTTCACTGCTCGAGCCGCCAGAGCATGCCGCCGCCGCGGCGGCTCGCTGCCGACAGCATCGATGCTTCCCGGTGCTGGCCGGCCAGGCCGGTGAGCGCGATCTGTTGTTGATCTCGCCGATCATCCTCTACGACTATCCCGAGATCGCCGAGCAAAGCCAAACCGCACTCTACGATTGCACTGAGATCGATGAATTGCTCACGCTGCGGGTGATGACCATGACCGACCAAGAGAAAGCAGAAGCGCGGGCCACCGATCCGCTGGCCGCCCAGATCATCGACCGCTGCGAGGCAATGTCGCCAGAGGAACTCCAGCGTCTGCACGGTGTGCTGCACGATCCGCATGGCGAACAGAGTGCCCCCGACCCCGGGCTCATTCCGGAAATACCCGAGGGCTCGGACTGGTGGGATCCACTGGCGGACACCGCAGTACGTCCGGAAGTCGATGCGGTGCTGGTGAACGGTGTCCGGGTGGCGCGCGGCAGCCGTGTGCGGCTGCATCCGGCCCGCCGCGCCGACGCACAGGACCTGTTTTTCGCGGGGAAAACCGCACACGTCACCTCAGTGCACGAAGACGTCGACGGCAACCGGCACGTCGGTGTCGTCGTCGACGATGACCCGGCCGCTGACTTGCACGAGTGGTATGGCCGCTACTTGTACTTCTCCCCCGACGAAATCGAACCGCTCGATATGAAACACACCGGCACTGAAAGGAGTCCGTGATGGCGACACCGCTTGAGATCATAGGGTGGGTGTTTATCGGCATCATCGCCCTGGCCGTCCTCATCGGAGTGGTGATGGGACTGGTGAACATTGGGGATGCCCGGCGCTACTTGAAGATCCGGCGCATGTAACGACCCGGACGGCCCGATGGCAGCGCGCATCCTGGTGGCCGGCATCGGCAACATCTTCCTCGGCGACGACGGCTTCGGTCCCGAGGTGCTGCGTCACCTTCCGGGCCGGGTCGCCGAAACCGACGACGTGCGCATCATCGATTACGGGATCGGAGGAATGCATTTGGCCTATGACCTCCTGGACGGCTGGGATGCGTTGGTGCTCGTCGACGCGCTACCCGACCAGGGCTCCCCTGGAACAGTGCATGTCTTCGAGGCCGATCACGCGTCGCTGTGTTCTGCCGCGGCACTGGATGCGCATGGCATGGACCCGGGGACGGTGTTCGCCAGTCTGCGTGCCCTCGGCGGCGAGCCTCCGCGCACCATCGTGGTGGGGTGCGAAGTCGCCGACATCGCAGAGGGGATGGGTCTGAGTGAGGTGGTCCGGGCAGCTGTTCCGAACGCGGTGGCGGCAGTCGAGTCGACGGTGTCGATGCTGCAGGGCCGCGATGCGATACGAAAGGTCTAGATCATGTGTCTGGGGATTCCGGGCCAGGTTGTCCGGATGCTCGACGGCTACGGCGGCCAGCTGGCGCTGGTCGACGTTGCCGGTGAGACCCGCAAGGTCAATGTCGGGATGCTGCCGGAGGAATCGTTTGCCCCGGGAGACTGGGTGATCATCCACATGGGTTTTGTGGTCGAAAAGACCGACCGGGCCGGGGCCGAGCAGGCGATGGCCGGATTGGAGCTGATGGGCCGGGGCAGCGACGACTCGGAGGTGCCGACCTAGCCGCGGCGACGGTGCGGGGCCGCCGCGTCCCGCGTGCGCTAGGGGAAACCGAGCCGCAGGTACGCCCGGATCGTGGTACCCGTTGGCGCGGCATACATGCGGACGAGATCTGCGACCGCGTTGACCAGGAACAGCCCACGGCCGCCGGGGCCGTCGCCACTCGGCAGCCTGCGCCCGGCCAGCGGATCGTCGAGGCAACCACGATCACTGGCCTCACACACGAGATGCCCGTGGGATGGCCAGAAAGCGAGCTGGCATGGCTGTCCTGCGTGCTGCAGGCTGTTGCTAGCCAACTCGGTCACGATCAGCAGCAGGGACTCCAGACGTTCCCGGGACAGGCCGAACTGGCGGGCGTAGTGCGCGGCGAAAGTCCGCGCCGAACCCAGATCGGCGTGCGCCCTGACCGTGTAGCTGACCGCCATCGCATCGCGGACCAGGGGCCGGTGATGACGGGTTAGCGCGTCGTGCGGCGCGAATTCGGCGCAGCGGTCCGTCGACCCAGACTGCCACAGCAGCGGATGTGTCATGCGCGCGTCCGCCAGCGCACGGTCAGCGAGCCGGCTTGTGTCATACGGGCATAGCGCCGTCATCTCGCAGCCGTCGAACAGCAGGTTACACAGAGCCTCACTTTCGACACATACGGCATATTCGTCCACACTTCGTCCCGGCCACACCGGTTCTCCGACGATTCGCACCCGCCGATCGCGGTGTTCGGTGGCGAAGCCATCCATCACACCCAGCATCCGGGCAGGGTTGCGGCCGATCTCCGTCATATCGGCCATCGCCACGTTGGCCGCCGCGTCGCCCAGGGCGCCGCGCAGCATCGCCAAGTTGCGTGTGGGTACTCCGACCAGCACGGGCTGGCCCAGAGCCAGCCCGTCGAGAATGAAGGGCAGCACCTGATCGAGGTATTGCTGCTCGCAGCCATATAACAGCGCCGCATGCACGAAACCGCTCGCTTCGGCGGTTGTGGTCGTGGACATGCCCCATCCCCGCTCGCCATGCCCCGACCGCTACTAAGGCTACCGGTCCCGAATCGGGCCCGCACCCAGGGCCGCGGGCGTCGAGATGACAACCGATCCGGTAGCGCAACCGAGCGTCGTCACCGGCGCCATCAGCGTTAGCGCACACCCGAACTCAACATGTCAACACCATGCACCCGGCAATGGGGCCGCCGCCGACGCCGATGACGGCGACCTCTGGGCGCCGGGGCACCTGCCGCTCCCCGGCCTGGCCGCGCAGCTGCAGACACGCCTCGTGCAGCACCCAGTAGCCGTGCATCCGCCCAGCCGACAGTTGTCCGCCATAGGTGTTCAGCGGCAGCGCGCCGTCGCGGGCGATGCGGGTAGCCCCCTCGACGAACGGACCGCCTTCGCCGTCACCGCAGATGCCGAGGGCTTCCAGCCAGGCGATGGTCAGAAACGTGAACCCGTCGTACAGTTCCGCGATGTCGATATCGGTGGGCTTCAGGTCGGTGCGCGACCACATTTGCGCCGCCGCATCAACCGACGCCATCTTGGGATAATCCGGGCGGTGAAACCAGCCGCCCGCACCGTTCGACCCGCCGATAGCCTCCACCGCGACCGGCCGGTGCGGACAGTCGGCAGCATAGTCGGCGGCCGACACCACTACCGCGATCGACCCGTCGACGGGCACATCGCAGTCGAGCAGTCCAAACGGTGACGACACCGGCCGCGCAGCGAGGTAGTCTGCCATTGTCATCGGTTCGCGGTACACGGCAAGGGGATTCAGTGCTGCGTTGCGACGGCTGTTGATCGCCAGCCAGCCCAGTTGCTCTTTGGTGGTCCCGTACAGCTCCATATGGCGGCGACAGTTCAACGCCAGCCAGTTCGCCGCG
This window contains:
- a CDS encoding hydrogenase expression protein HypE, whose amino-acid sequence is MPTEAAVKAEETLIHVLWINAGLSCDGDSVALTAATQPSIEEIALGALPGLPKIAVHWPLIDFECGPTGGADDFLEWFFKADRGELEPFVLVVEGSIPNEAIKNEGYWCGFGNNPATGQPMTTSEWLDRLAPKATAVVAVGTCATYGGLHAMAGNPTGAMGVPDYLGWEWKSKAGIPIVCVPGCPIHPDNLAETLTYLLYMATGQAPMIPLDEALRPKWLFGNTVHEGCDRAGYYEQGDFATEYGSPKCIVKLGCWGPVVKCNVPKRGWINGIGGCPNVGGICIGCTMPGFPDKFMPFMDEPPGGKISSTASGLYGSMIRNLRGITARTVDKEPRWRKKGTQLLSGAKRTW
- a CDS encoding nickel-dependent hydrogenase large subunit, coding for MTTIVPEPTHAKREPGQLVEMGWDPITRIVGSLGIYTKIDFDNKEVVECHSTSSIFRGYSLFMRGKDPRDAHFITSRICGICGDNHCTCSCYTQNMAYGVKPPHIAEWIINLGEAAEYMFDHNIFQENLVGVDFCEKMVSETNPGVLARAENTPAPHADMHGYKTIADIMRSLNPFSGEHYREALQVSRYTREMFCLMEGRHVHPSTLYPGGVGTVATIQLMTDYMSRLMRYVEFMKKVVPMHDDLFDFFYEAIPGYEKVGLRRTLLGCWGSFQDPDYCNFSYKDMESWGRRMFVTPGVVVDGKLVTTSLVDINLNIRILLGSSYYDDWADQEMFVTTDPLGNPVDRRHPWNQHTLPHPQKRDMDGGKYSWVMSPRWYHNGEHLALDTGGGPLARLWATALAGLVDIGYVKSTGHSVQINLPKTALKGPVELEWKIPQHGSNTIERDRARTYFQAYAAACGLYFAEKALEEIRAGRTKTWEKFDVPKDGIGCGFTEAVRGVLSHHMVIRDGKIANYHPYPPTPWNANPRDVYGTPGPYEDAVQGQPIFEENDRDHFKGIDIMRTVRSFDPCLPCGVHMYLGKGKTLQKLHSPAQTATGE
- a CDS encoding NifU family protein; this encodes MADRPEEIQGDAHWRTAGDRIQTLLEATSAGGSAARERAEQLVREVVELYGAGLSRIMAILDDPALVDRLAADDLVASLLLVHGLHPHDVRRRVADALDRVRPYLGSHGGDVHLLEVSGDTVRLRFAGSCTSCPSSAVTLELAVEDAIRAAAPEITSIEVVSAEADAAGVIPAESLLAKIHANGAGAAHWCQVPEFAELAAGEVGGFVVGGVPVLACRVGDQLYAYRDHCPACDGSLAGAVLHRGTATKDPVLRCPRCRSHFDVVHAGLGLDDAERNLQPIPLLVRDGVLSLAVPTEPMDTPA
- a CDS encoding DUF5947 family protein, whose product is MSTPYDVLSRITSRPRATRPAGQRCEMCTQSIPEQHQHVVNLAARQLMCVCRACYLLFTDDRAELRYRAVPDRYLSFPDFALDRRAWEALQIPVGVAFFFRNSALNRTVAFYPSPAGATESELDLDAWTAISAADPRVELLADDVEALLVRVPADTDTGQPECYLVPIDACYEFVGGLRLLWRGFDGGQQAREFIAAFFTQVAARSTEQRR
- a CDS encoding DUF6084 family protein, which codes for MTDSADQPPGVRFAVLEVAPEPYAVTPVLTARVGVVAPDDEPVHAIALRCQVRIDPVRRGYSDEEAVGLLDLFGPRERWATTQHTFLWQHATAMVPAFTGTTEVALPLECSYDFEVAAAKYLHALRGGAVPLQFLFSGTVFMAGERGFSVRQISWDCEDRYDMPVQVWQQLIRLHYPDSGWVRLSHDTVNALAAYKSARGLLSIDDAVNALLGAAHQEAR
- a CDS encoding DUF6893 family small protein — its product is MATPLEIIGWVFIGIIALAVLIGVVMGLVNIGDARRYLKIRRM
- a CDS encoding hydrogenase maturation protease, producing MAARILVAGIGNIFLGDDGFGPEVLRHLPGRVAETDDVRIIDYGIGGMHLAYDLLDGWDALVLVDALPDQGSPGTVHVFEADHASLCSAAALDAHGMDPGTVFASLRALGGEPPRTIVVGCEVADIAEGMGLSEVVRAAVPNAVAAVESTVSMLQGRDAIRKV
- a CDS encoding HypC/HybG/HupF family hydrogenase formation chaperone, with protein sequence MCLGIPGQVVRMLDGYGGQLALVDVAGETRKVNVGMLPEESFAPGDWVIIHMGFVVEKTDRAGAEQAMAGLELMGRGSDDSEVPT
- a CDS encoding anti-sigma factor RsbA family regulatory protein, which codes for MSTTTTAEASGFVHAALLYGCEQQYLDQVLPFILDGLALGQPVLVGVPTRNLAMLRGALGDAAANVAMADMTEIGRNPARMLGVMDGFATEHRDRRVRIVGEPVWPGRSVDEYAVCVESEALCNLLFDGCEMTALCPYDTSRLADRALADARMTHPLLWQSGSTDRCAEFAPHDALTRHHRPLVRDAMAVSYTVRAHADLGSARTFAAHYARQFGLSRERLESLLLIVTELASNSLQHAGQPCQLAFWPSHGHLVCEASDRGCLDDPLAGRRLPSGDGPGGRGLFLVNAVADLVRMYAAPTGTTIRAYLRLGFP
- a CDS encoding thiolase family protein, translated to MRYFEKAAILSGVGISRIGRRTGIPGLELTLEAVQAAISDAGLTPGDIDGIATLGDTAAAEVTAALHLAAVDCTSGFDTGGLLTPVMSACRAVAEGRARHVLVYRTVQMIGGSVPTSASAADAPRPPLARIVDSPADGDRPAIGPMDDVADLVAAHAYSAANWLALNCRRHMELYGTTKEQLGWLAINSRRNAALNPLAVYREPMTMADYLAARPVSSPFGLLDCDVPVDGSIAVVVSAADYAADCPHRPVAVEAIGGSNGAGGWFHRPDYPKMASVDAAAQMWSRTDLKPTDIDIAELYDGFTFLTIAWLEALGICGDGEGGPFVEGATRIARDGALPLNTYGGQLSAGRMHGYWVLHEACLQLRGQAGERQVPRRPEVAVIGVGGGPIAGCMVLTC